One window of the Mycobacterium sp. SVM_VP21 genome contains the following:
- a CDS encoding decaprenyl-phosphate phosphoribosyltransferase, whose amino-acid sequence MSAETQDRTSELGPPANLLSGVIKAMRPRQWVKNVLVVAAPLAALGGGVHYDYADLARKSLIAFVVFSLAASAVYLINDAQDVEADRAHPTKRFRPIAAGVVPVGLAYALAALLGAASLGISWWLTPNLALVMAIYLAIQLAYCFGLKHQAVLDICIVSSGFLIRAIAGGVAASIPLSQWFLLVMAFGSLFMAAGKRYAEKQLAEQTGAKIRKSLENYTSTYLRFVWTLAATAAVVCYSLYAFERDSGSGSWFAVSIIPIVIGVLRFAVDVDGGMAGEAEDILRRDRVLQLAALAWIGTIGAAVAFG is encoded by the coding sequence ATGAGCGCAGAAACGCAAGATCGCACGTCGGAGCTCGGCCCGCCGGCCAACCTGCTCTCCGGGGTGATCAAGGCCATGCGGCCGCGCCAGTGGGTGAAGAACGTTCTGGTGGTCGCGGCCCCGTTGGCGGCGCTCGGCGGTGGCGTCCACTACGACTACGCCGATCTGGCACGCAAGTCGCTGATCGCGTTCGTGGTGTTCTCCCTGGCGGCGTCCGCGGTGTACCTGATCAACGACGCTCAGGACGTGGAAGCCGATCGGGCACATCCCACCAAGCGATTCCGGCCGATCGCTGCCGGTGTGGTGCCGGTCGGGTTGGCCTATGCCCTGGCGGCGTTGTTGGGGGCGGCCTCGCTGGGCATCTCCTGGTGGCTGACTCCGAACCTGGCTCTGGTGATGGCGATCTATCTCGCGATTCAGCTGGCTTACTGCTTTGGGCTCAAACATCAAGCGGTGCTGGATATCTGCATCGTCTCTTCGGGGTTCCTGATTCGGGCCATCGCCGGCGGCGTGGCCGCCAGCATCCCGTTGTCGCAGTGGTTCCTGTTGGTGATGGCGTTCGGGTCGCTGTTCATGGCGGCCGGCAAGCGCTACGCCGAGAAGCAATTGGCCGAACAGACCGGCGCCAAGATCCGTAAGTCGCTGGAGAACTACACCAGCACCTACCTGCGCTTCGTGTGGACGCTGGCGGCCACTGCGGCGGTGGTCTGCTACAGCCTGTACGCGTTCGAACGCGACAGCGGTTCGGGGTCGTGGTTCGCGGTGTCTATCATTCCGATCGTCATCGGCGTGCTGCGCTTCGCGGTGGACGTCGACGGGGGTATGGCCGGCGAAGCGGAGGACATCCTGCGACGTGACCGGGTGCTGCAGCTGGCGGCGCTGGCCTGGATCGGAACCATCGGTGCTGCCGTCGCCTTCGGCTAG